Part of the Garra rufa unplaced genomic scaffold, GarRuf1.0 hap1_unplaced_296, whole genome shotgun sequence genome, TTTAATATTTAGAATTGTtgcatattatatttttattttaatgttaaagtttttgtgttgtttaaacattttatgttattattttcattcatttgtgtttttgttttagttattttagtacattgttaaactaaatgaaaatgacaaatgtGAAATCagtgttattatagttaactaaaaccataaaaatctttttttgttatttaaaataaattaaacattaactaaaaataaatatcacTTCAACTGATTCTACAATAACTAAAGCTAACAAATAAATAACTATATATAActagacatttaaaaacaatacaaatgacaaataaaaaagctaaaaaataaaaaaggttgtaTATGCAATTTAcaactttatttttgtgtttttaatgttttaatttttaaaatttttgttaaatttaaaaaaaaatatttttatgaattcttttttaaatgttgatagttttaataaattatttttattttagttattgtaCAAgaagtaaaactaaataaaaataagaaaaaaataatataaaagatctactttaatttttttcctcattttagtttagtttaacttgttctacaaaaactaaaactaaaaaataaataattaaaacagaaaaaacaattaataaaaatgatttttttttgtattttttaattttcattagaaTTTTTGttcgttttagtaattttgttgtgtgattttttttgtcatttttaataattgtttttaaaatgtctatatagtttgtagttgttttttttataaatgttgtttataactagttttatttaagtttaagtttttaatttctaatgttttgtttattttttagttttagttatagaacaagttaaactaaatgaaaatgagaatacatttgtttttaatataaaacataaattttttaaatatttattttacttcatgtttattttattgcaattaacaaatagtttttttattgttttagttttaacaTATAGTTTAACAAAAtactaaattaactaaaactaaaactgaactaaaaatgaattaaaataggaacttttttgttttattgcttTTGTTATCTATTATGAATTTAGTTTTATGTggtttattttcttattttatttgatGGTTGTAGTCAACTTAACCCTGCTGATTGTACTTTTAACACAAAACCAGATGccaacttaaaaatgcaacacctagttattttaattttacacaaaCAGTATGTTATGCTGCTTTATTGTGTTTTTTCATGATATTCTTTTAGATATCTACATAAATCAACTAATTTATTGGCACATTAACTTCCTGTCTAAAAACACAGGCCCAAAGACAAGATTTATACCTGCAACTGACGCAAACCAAAACCGAAATGGAGTCTCGTCAGAGCGACCTGACCACAGAGAACCAGCACCTTAAAGTCACTCTGGAGCGAGAAGAAGCGTCTCTGTCGGCCCTGCAGGAGGAGCTGAGGTACCTGCGTGGACAGATTCGAGAGCTGGAGGAGAGAGGAGCCGGAGCCGACTCCATCCAGTCCGAAAACCAGCGACTGAAGGGCCACTTACAAGAGGAGAAGCAAAAACTGCGCAGCTTCATGAGCCAAAGAGAAGCTCTGAAGGCCGAAGCCCAGGTGCTGAGGAAAGACCTCGATAAGGAGCGCAAGGTGACCCACAAGCTGAAGGAGGAACTGGAGGACATTAGAAAAGAGGGCAAGACGGATCCCGAGACCGAAGAACTCCAGTCGCGACTTCAGGAACTCGAGAACAAGTTGAAATTCGAGCAGCAGCGCTCCGATCTTTGGGAACGATTGTACGTGGAATCGAAGGAGGAAAGATCGAAAGGCGACCGAGACGTGAAAACCAAGATTCCCAAAGATGGGATGCTGGGAAAAGTGAAGGAAACGTTTGACGCTGTGAAGAACTCAACTAAAGAGTTTGTGCACCATCACAAAGAGCAGATTAAAAAAGCCAAAGAGGCGGTTAAGGAAAACCTGCGCAAGTTTTCCGACTCGGTTAAATCGACATTCAGGCATTTTAAAGACTCGGCCACGAATGTCTTCAACCATCAGAAGAGGTTTCACGACAAAACAGAGCATCACACGTTTCAGCAGGAGCAAGGAAACAAGCGTGGCGAAGACTGGCAGCCGCAGAAACCTCTTCACCGGCATCCTCGCAAATCAACCGCCGATCCCTTTCACACCGATCGCAATACGCGCAAACCCGGCGCTCACAAAGAAACGGGCCACAAAACGCCCCCCAAAGGATGCTCAGGGGTGTTTGATTGCGCCTATCAGGAGTCTATGAGTTTGTTCAATAAGGCGATGGATCCTGTTCGAGCTGATGAGTTTAATGAGCTCCTGCGGAGCTATTTGCAGAAAGAAGTGGGACATTTTCACCACTGGAGGGAGCTGGAGAGCTTTATCGATAATTACTTCCATAACGGCGTCTTCATTCACGACCAGATGCTGTTTACGGACTTTGTCAGCGGGGTCGAGGATTACCTCGAGGAAATAGACGAATATCACAGCCTCAGCGACGACGTGTTTGAGGATCTGGACGACTACATCTATCGACACATATTTGGAGATACGTATTTAAAAAACTTTGGGCCGAGGTAAGACGTTTTAACACGAGAAACTCATTTTGAGGCTGTTTTATTTCCATAATTAATGCACGATTTCTGCTTATTTTATTAACGTGTTTCTAGTGTTTTTACAACACATTTATATGGAAAATCTTTATAATTAATTATCAACACTTAATTAACTGTAGTTTGCCAAATGTAGGTACTCTTAAAATGTTGTAACTGTCCATTTGGGAGcagtttaattttagtatttttatataatattatagtaatgaATAATGTTTCACCTTAATAAATATTATGTATAATAATTTTCacccatttattaatattttaaaatattttttattctgatgtgcatttttttagttatttttagttttagaaatgttgttgtgcatttgttatttttaaaagttttatttaccttttcttatatttttataaatgtatattaatttgttacatttttgtaatttgtaaacctattttatttaattcacttGCCAATGCTAAATTTCAATTTTCATTCTTctcatttgttttcatttgtgtttgtaaatattttttttcatttatcacttatgtttttttatttagctttattagcttatatatatatatatatatatatatatatatatatatatataaactattttatttaatttactcgccaattaaaaatgtaaaatttttgtttttgtttatatattttatgtgtgtgtgtaaacctattttaatttatttgccgattaaaaaataaaaaattttgtttTAGCTTTTAGATTTgctttttcctaaaaaaaaaaaaatcagttacatattttttcattcttttaatttttttttcatttgtgtttgtaaatgtattgtattttttaattgtattaatttttttgtgcttttgtcattttttaaaatgtgcatttagctttatttattatatatttattaaaaaagctaataaataaatgtatgtatgatatttatatttttgataattaattaatattatatatacaaatttttatatgatttttgataattaacactatatatatatatatatatatatatatatatatatatatatatttataaaatgaaaatTTCACTACTGTAAgaaattaattgtatttttttaaagataatttcTTTACAATTCTGTTCAAAACGACTTAAATCATATAGAGTTATATATGGATATATATTAACATGTAAAAGCTTGTCTGACAACATCAATATTGATAAAATCAATATTAAGTGAGTttctgcttagaacaagcaaaatattctgccagtggggtaagcaaaaaaaaatcttatttcaaacagaaaacaagattatttttcttaccccattggcagattatttgcttgtttcatgcaaaaacacacttaattttgacttgtttttttctgaaaaactcgtctagaaaattcttcttgatgtaagaatttttaaatgaaaacgacaataaaaattaaagtaagaaaagcattttttctaGTGTAGGCTATTATTGGTCAGTAATGTTTCTGAGGAGAATCTCCAGTATAATGGCTGATTTCTTGTTGtctgtaattattttattttatccataacCGCATTGGTCTCTGTGCTTCTCTGTCTGTAGGTCTGAAAAACAGTAGAGTCTGCATGTACACACGCATGAGTCAACCACGCATGAGGCTTTGTGGCAAACCCTAAACAAATGTCCTGTTTGTAAATTTGCAGTCGACCCTTCGAAGGGCCGGGGTCAAAGGGCAAGGCGTGGCGTCACTGCCAGCGGCAGCAGaggaagcagcagcagcagcagcctcgTCCTCGCCCTCACAGAGCCAAGAAATGGAGCCAATCAGGACGCGACCCCAACCGACAGTTCGCAGATGTCAAAATAGAGCTGGGCCCCATGCCCTTCGATCCCAAATATTAGAAGAAACATTTCACGTCTTCTCAATATTGCTCCTGTTCTGTTTGTTTTGTCCTGGAGAAGGTTCGAGAAAGCTTTGGGTTCACCTTTTCTCTGATTTTTGCACAGTCTAAATGTTCTAATGCTGGTTGAATGATTTCTAGTGTTTCTCCTTCTGCACTTTTCAGCAGATTAGAAGTAATTAGAGGTATTTCTGAGGCACGTTTATGTTCCCGCATTCCCTGGAGTTATGCAAAAAATTAACCCGAAAAGCACTTTGTTTTGTTGCATTTGAAATACTTACTAATATTTTGAAACTTGATCAGAACAGAAAtgtgtttagttttgtttaggACCAAAtaacaaatcaaaataaattatattgaaattATTTTCCATCTCCAAGGTTCAGTAGATTTGGAAGAATAATAAAAgcattgtgagtttttttttttgaacgtgCAGATCAGTAGAAGATACaccgcaaaaaatgcttttattacttagattttgtttgtctggtttccagccaaaatatctaataattcttaaatcaagaaggattttctagacgagttttcagaaaaaacaagtcaaaattaagtgcgtttttgcttgttctaagcaaaaacttgcttaattttgacttgttttttctgaaaacaagacaaattttacttgtctagaaaatccttcctgtcctgatttaaaattaagatattttgtatttgtaagtaagagaagcattttttgcagtgcagtagaagatacactgcaaaaaatgcttttcttagattttttttgtctggtttccagccaaaatatctaataattcttaaatcaagaaggattttctaggcgagttcagaaaaaacaagtcaaaattaagtgtgttttcgcttgaaacaagcaaaacaatctgccaatggggtaagaaaaataaccttgttttctgtttaaaataagatatttttgcttaccccagtggcaaattattttgcttgttctaagcaaaaactcgcttaaatttgacttgttttttctgaaaacaagacaataatttttactcgtctttttgatattttgactggaaacaagacaaaaaatcgaagtaagaaaagcattttttgccgtGTATTATTGAAGATTTAGTTTCAATCTGCACTATTTTCCCCTCTTTTTCTTGTCTGTGTGGTTATCGGCTAAATGACATTCCTTGTTTGGAAACGGCTGTAATGTAATTGAACACAAATGCACTTAAACTGCTTGATGTTGCACTTAAACTCTAGAATAAAAGTCTTTCACTGCTTCACTGATGATTGTGCTCCTGCTTTGAAAATGAAAGAGACAGTGTAACAAAACAAAACTCTTTATATACGTTTGCAATCAGTTGTAcatcttggaaaaaaaaaataaaacatc contains:
- the LOC141317088 gene encoding cell cycle progression protein 1-like; the encoded protein is MESRQSDLTTENQHLKVTLEREEASLSALQEELRYLRGQIRELEERGAGADSIQSENQRLKGHLQEEKQKLRSFMSQREALKAEAQVLRKDLDKERKVTHKLKEELEDIRKEGKTDPETEELQSRLQELENKLKFEQQRSDLWERLYVESKEERSKGDRDVKTKIPKDGMLGKVKETFDAVKNSTKEFVHHHKEQIKKAKEAVKENLRKFSDSVKSTFRHFKDSATNVFNHQKRFHDKTEHHTFQQEQGNKRGEDWQPQKPLHRHPRKSTADPFHTDRNTRKPGAHKETGHKTPPKGCSGVFDCAYQESMSLFNKAMDPVRADEFNELLRSYLQKEVGHFHHWRELESFIDNYFHNGVFIHDQMLFTDFVSGVEDYLEEIDEYHSLSDDVFEDLDDYIYRHIFGDTYLKNFGPSRPFEGPGSKGKAWRHCQRQQRKQQQQQPRPRPHRAKKWSQSGRDPNRQFADVKIELGPMPFDPKY